The genome window GGTGTCAGACTCAACGGCGACGAATGGGGTCGGCTCGGCCTCATTCTGCTCCTCTTCGTGCCTCTCGCGAGCGCGTTCTATCTCCTCGGGCTCCTCGTGTCGAGCCTCTCGCGCAAGTCCTCAACGAGCCTTCTCGCGCTCACGCTCGTGTGGCTCGTGCTCGTTTTCGGCGCGGGCAACGTCGCGGCCGTCGTTGCGAAGGAAACCGTTGCCACGGCCACCGAGGGCGACATGCAGCAGGCCTTTGCGGAGGTCAATGAGCGGGCGAATGCGAAGTCGTCGTCAATCGGCGACGAGCTCTTGGCGCTCTACGAGCTGCGCCAGGCGCAGAACGGCACGCTCTCGGCCGAGGACGAGGCGCGCCTCAAGGCCCTCGAAGCCGCGCAATCCGAAGTCTGGAAAAGCGCGGACGCCGAGCGCTCGGCCATCGTCGCGAACGCGCGCCGGAAGCTCGATAATCAGCTCGCGCGCGCGGAGACGATCGCTTCCGTGAGTCCGGCCGAGGCATTTCGAGGTCTGAGCACGGCGCTTGCCCGGTCAGACTATTGGACGTACAAGGACATGAGCGCCGCCGTCGAGGAATACCGCAAGGAGGTCGAAAAGGCGCGCGCGGAATGGCTCGCCGACAACCCGCCGCCAAAGGGCGTTGGCCCGGGCGGCGCTGTGGCGTACACCATCACGATCGGCGGGCCCGCCTTCTCCACCAACGGCCCCCGGTTCGATCCGCCGCTCTTCC of Candidatus Thermoplasmatota archaeon contains these proteins:
- a CDS encoding ABC transporter permease subunit, which codes for MPNPTIEIAKKEFLENVLSMRFLIALGLSLLILTTSVLVLAANHRDDQGSFATNQASMEQMSENDFVKVSLQISRVIAKPNLLSIFTGGPGDEFRKSTDAMPFRMSSAETSGGSSSPTNKRFDPLDLGFVAAVVMTFMAVVFSYDAVSGERERGTLKLMLANPVPKDAVLFGKYLGGMASILLPFALSVVVALAALSLTGVRLNGDEWGRLGLILLLFVPLASAFYLLGLLVSSLSRKSSTSLLALTLVWLVLVFGAGNVAAVVAKETVATATEGDMQQAFAEVNERANAKSSSIGDELLALYELRQAQNGTLSAEDEARLKALEAAQSEVWKSADAERSAIVANARRKLDNQLARAETIASVSPAEAFRGLSTALARSDYWTYKDMSAAVEEYRKEVEKARAEWLADNPPPKGVGPGGAVAYTITIGGPAFSTNGPRFDPPLFRYEAQSVEEQLSSPSGARNLAVLVAYNVLAFLGAYAAFLRYDVR